Proteins encoded in a region of the Candidatus Schekmanbacteria bacterium genome:
- the tolQ gene encoding protein TolQ, with the protein MFGLDSSLIPEGSVLFLVLKAGLVVKIVILILLLMSIISWAIIFSKSVTYRRAAKETEKFQEYFWKSRDLNSVDDNILQFKYSPVAQVFHTGYQEFRKINGQKNSSAQDEKDNTVSPRGMIAGSADGIDNISRALRRATVSEITKLESALTFLATTGSTAPFIGLFGTVWGIMTSFHGIGLKGSASLAVVAPGISEALIATAIGLVAAIPAVVAYNYLLRRVRVFSSQMDNFSSDFLNIIKRYLMQDSGRQ; encoded by the coding sequence ATGTTTGGACTTGACTCTTCTCTTATCCCGGAAGGGAGTGTATTGTTTCTGGTTCTAAAAGCCGGATTGGTGGTAAAAATTGTAATCTTAATATTATTATTGATGTCAATAATATCATGGGCAATTATCTTTTCCAAAAGCGTCACTTATAGAAGGGCGGCAAAAGAAACTGAAAAGTTTCAAGAATATTTTTGGAAAAGCAGGGATCTGAATAGTGTTGATGATAATATTTTACAGTTCAAATATTCTCCTGTTGCTCAGGTATTTCACACTGGCTATCAGGAGTTTCGAAAAATAAATGGACAAAAAAATTCGTCCGCCCAAGATGAAAAAGATAATACAGTCTCTCCAAGAGGAATGATTGCCGGCAGTGCAGATGGAATCGATAACATAAGCAGGGCATTAAGGCGGGCAACTGTTTCAGAGATTACTAAACTTGAAAGTGCGCTTACTTTCCTTGCTACGACAGGAAGCACAGCTCCCTTTATAGGTCTTTTTGGTACTGTATGGGGCATTATGACTTCATTCCATGGGATAGGATTAAAAGGGTCAGCTTCTCTTGCAGTAGTTGCGCCTGGAATTTCAGAAGCATTGATTGCAACAGCTATCGGTTTGGTTGCGGCAATACCGGCAGTAGTTGCCTATAATTATCTTTTGCGGCGAGTAAGAGTTTTTTCCAGCCAGATGGACAATTTTTCCTCTGATTTTCTGAATATCATTAAAAGATATCTTATGCAGGATTCAGGAAGGCAGTAA
- the tolR gene encoding protein TolR gives MEPMKSEMSTLSDINVTPFVDVMLVLLVIFMVTAPMLFQGVDVDLPEANSKQNVELSNEELILTITANKTILLNKEPVSLKDLPSKLRELSEKKNAKNLYLRSDKNVPYGFVVKIMAAARRAGISRLGMVTEEEQEGIE, from the coding sequence ATGGAGCCAATGAAATCTGAGATGTCAACTTTGTCGGATATCAATGTTACTCCCTTTGTGGATGTAATGCTCGTACTTCTTGTCATTTTTATGGTTACAGCTCCTATGCTTTTTCAAGGTGTCGATGTTGATCTTCCGGAGGCAAATTCAAAACAAAATGTTGAGTTGAGTAATGAGGAATTGATATTAACGATTACCGCAAATAAAACTATCCTTCTAAATAAAGAACCTGTTTCTCTTAAAGATTTACCTTCAAAACTGCGAGAATTATCAGAAAAGAAGAATGCTAAGAACCTTTATCTTCGTTCAGATAAAAATGTGCCTTATGGTTTCGTAGTAAAGATAATGGCCGCAGCAAGAAGAGCTGGTATATCGCGGTTGGGAATGGTAACTGAGGAGGAACAGGAAGGCATTGAATAA
- a CDS encoding TonB family protein, translated as MPALKIEKKYIFVSFIIHSLVLLLLVWFSDFGSRLYIPVDAIYVDIVQQPKPVIKAVAKKEIDKIERKLDVKEKKIEKKDLMKNVKKEAKKKIVPPQKKAAVKKIVPPNPQKKLPHKEKNETRAPQEEKKYSTEEDFKKMMESIESISKEVENKRIAEKKRAIALRTSRELKGSIEDMRFRLYYDRIWFKIKESWILPDIPEVDESKLTAIVLIKIRKDGEIIERSFEKRSGNYIFDNSAMKAIIKANPLPPVPEGLADDILEVGVRFIPE; from the coding sequence ATGCCTGCGCTAAAAATAGAGAAGAAATACATCTTTGTATCATTTATAATCCATTCTTTGGTGCTTTTGTTGTTAGTATGGTTTTCTGATTTTGGTTCACGTCTCTATATTCCTGTTGATGCTATATATGTGGATATTGTCCAACAACCTAAACCTGTTATCAAGGCAGTTGCAAAGAAAGAAATAGACAAGATTGAGAGGAAACTTGATGTAAAAGAAAAGAAAATTGAAAAAAAAGACTTGATGAAAAATGTAAAAAAAGAAGCCAAAAAAAAGATAGTACCTCCCCAAAAAAAAGCAGCTGTAAAGAAAATCGTGCCGCCGAATCCCCAAAAAAAATTGCCGCATAAGGAAAAAAATGAAACAAGGGCTCCACAGGAAGAAAAAAAATATTCTACTGAAGAGGATTTCAAGAAAATGATGGAAAGCATCGAGAGTATTTCAAAGGAAGTTGAAAACAAGAGAATAGCGGAAAAGAAAAGAGCAATCGCATTGCGTACGAGCAGGGAATTGAAAGGCAGTATCGAAGATATGAGATTTCGCCTATATTATGACAGAATTTGGTTTAAGATAAAAGAATCTTGGATTCTTCCAGATATTCCGGAGGTTGATGAAAGCAAATTAACTGCAATTGTTTTAATCAAGATTAGAAAAGACGGTGAGATAATTGAGAGAAGTTTTGAAAAGCGTTCAGGAAATTATATTTTTGACAATTCTGCAATGAAGGCAATTATCAAGGCGAATCCATTACCTCCTGTGCCTGAGGGATTAGCAGACGATATATTAGAAGTAGGGGTGAGGTTTATACCGGAATGA
- the tolB gene encoding Tol-Pal system beta propeller repeat protein TolB — MKNKNREFLKRAILFFIFLFLSFNTVLVKAKVYIDINSPFLRKIPVIIGGYILDDEESSKKLREETTAVLKDDLDYSGYFDVKEILYFKTVLEKENFQKLPEDIDASIYINSKITYQNNILTVEFRLYDVVEKKFVLGRRYRGRAEDVRRISHRFADQILEKVTGVRGPFESKIAYISETKGKKRLIVSDYDGSNKKVVRENNTIIASPVWSRDGKKLAYTSYRSGKPSLYIADFSTGKEKRIPLPGTLPLAGDWSPSGNKLAITITIDGNPDIYILNLDSNKIEKIISSRYIDVSPSFSPDGTKIAFTSNRHGSPQIFVSDLNGRNIRRVSYEGSYNADPAWSPEGDKIAFSSRNNGRFHIAVVNRDGTGLRYLTEGLGNDEAPSWSPDGRFITFTSNRNGIYKIYIMSSNGTNQKKIGAKIGKETEPHWSLRKSYRGTF, encoded by the coding sequence ATGAAGAATAAGAACAGAGAATTTTTGAAAAGAGCGATTTTGTTTTTTATCTTTCTATTTTTATCCTTTAATACAGTATTAGTGAAGGCGAAGGTTTATATCGATATCAATTCCCCTTTTCTGAGGAAGATACCTGTCATCATTGGAGGATATATTTTAGATGATGAAGAATCGAGCAAAAAACTTAGAGAAGAGACAACTGCGGTGCTGAAAGATGACTTGGATTATTCTGGTTATTTTGATGTCAAAGAAATCCTTTATTTTAAAACAGTATTGGAGAAGGAGAATTTCCAGAAACTACCTGAAGACATTGATGCATCCATCTATATAAACAGTAAAATTACATATCAGAACAATATATTGACTGTAGAATTTCGTCTTTATGATGTAGTGGAAAAGAAATTTGTTTTAGGACGCAGGTATCGTGGAAGGGCAGAGGATGTAAGAAGAATCTCTCATCGCTTTGCTGACCAAATATTAGAGAAAGTAACTGGTGTAAGAGGTCCTTTTGAATCAAAAATTGCCTATATATCTGAAACAAAGGGTAAAAAAAGACTTATCGTTTCTGATTATGATGGTTCAAACAAAAAGGTAGTAAGAGAAAACAATACAATCATTGCTTCACCTGTATGGTCTCGCGATGGCAAAAAACTTGCATATACATCTTACAGAAGCGGTAAGCCGTCTCTTTATATCGCAGATTTCAGCACCGGCAAAGAGAAAAGAATTCCTCTTCCGGGCACTTTGCCATTGGCAGGAGATTGGTCGCCATCGGGAAATAAATTGGCGATAACAATAACGATTGACGGCAATCCTGATATCTATATTTTAAATTTGGATAGTAATAAGATAGAAAAAATCATTTCAAGCAGATATATAGATGTTTCCCCATCCTTTTCACCTGATGGAACAAAAATTGCTTTTACATCAAACAGGCATGGAAGTCCGCAGATTTTTGTCAGTGACTTGAATGGTAGAAACATAAGAAGAGTGTCGTATGAAGGAAGTTATAATGCTGATCCTGCATGGTCCCCTGAGGGTGACAAGATTGCATTTTCATCGAGAAATAATGGCAGATTTCACATTGCCGTCGTCAATCGCGACGGCACCGGTTTGCGTTATCTTACAGAAGGATTGGGCAATGATGAGGCTCCTTCATGGTCGCCTGATGGTAGATTTATTACTTTTACATCGAACAGAAATGGTATATATAAAATATATATAATGAGTTCGAATGGTACTAATCAAAAAAAGATTGGTGCTAAAATAGGAAAAGAAACAGAACCGCACTGGTCACTGAGAAAATCATATAGAGGAACCTTTTAA
- the pal gene encoding peptidoglycan-associated lipoprotein Pal, producing MYLKKESRLLLFFIIALSSLFLISSCAKKEVVKETPSPAPETKKEEVAPPPEEVKEEAPVEAEEEIDEEALREELIKRISSQIEDVFFAFDRYDLSEMAKKKLEKNAEVLKKNPSVNVLIEGHCDERGTVEYNLVLGEKRANAAKEYLVNLGVDSSRIDTISYGEERPFDPGHNEIAWAKNRRAHFVIK from the coding sequence ATGTATTTGAAGAAAGAAAGTCGGTTGTTATTGTTTTTTATCATAGCATTGTCTTCTTTATTCCTTATTTCTTCTTGTGCAAAGAAAGAGGTTGTCAAAGAGACACCTTCACCTGCTCCTGAAACAAAGAAGGAGGAAGTTGCACCACCTCCGGAAGAGGTAAAAGAAGAAGCGCCCGTTGAAGCAGAAGAGGAGATAGATGAGGAGGCATTGAGAGAAGAACTTATCAAAAGGATTTCATCACAGATTGAAGATGTGTTCTTTGCTTTTGACAGATACGATCTATCAGAAATGGCAAAGAAGAAGCTTGAAAAAAATGCTGAAGTTTTGAAAAAGAATCCCTCTGTCAATGTGCTAATTGAAGGACACTGTGATGAAAGAGGCACCGTTGAATATAACCTCGTTCTTGGAGAAAAGAGAGCAAATGCAGCCAAGGAGTATCTTGTCAATCTTGGGGTGGATAGCAGCAGAATAGATACAATCAGCTATGGCGAAGAAAGGCCCTTTGATCCGGGGCATAATGAGATTGCTTGGGCAAAGAATAGGCGCGCTCATTTTGTTATTAAATAG